The following are from one region of the Chloracidobacterium sp. genome:
- a CDS encoding PilT/PilU family type 4a pilus ATPase: protein MSLLDVAPIIEQMLLVSDNVSDLNFSCNQKPQVEINGTLYPSTPMGLGKLSAFQTEMIAMSILRDNADAALHLAKYRTADLSYALPGKCRFRVNIFQQRNSYSIVMRVIPHDVPSFDTLKIPPQLEDICNIRNGVVLLTGPTGSGKSSTLAAIIDRINETKSYHIVTIEDPIEFLHNHKKSTINQREVGADTKDFASALRAALRQAPKVILVGEMRDLETAEIALEAAETGHLVLSTLHTIDASKTIDRIIGLYPKNEERIIRTRLAQTFRYIVSQRLIPRADGKGRVAAVEILKSNPRTREYIEKGETEGKTLLDAIRDGEIDGMQDFDSVIRKYIEDKTITLEDGLSYATNQNNLLLQLKGLSSTEDYVNQNGSMPAVQPLAPPPPAVPSTSSVLDMME from the coding sequence ATGAGTTTGCTTGACGTAGCACCCATTATTGAGCAGATGTTGCTCGTGTCCGATAATGTCAGCGACCTAAACTTTTCTTGCAATCAAAAACCGCAGGTCGAGATCAACGGCACGCTCTACCCGTCAACCCCGATGGGCTTAGGAAAGCTTTCGGCATTTCAGACCGAGATGATCGCGATGTCGATCTTGCGTGATAATGCCGACGCCGCACTGCATCTCGCAAAATACCGTACGGCTGACCTGAGCTATGCACTGCCCGGAAAATGCCGGTTTCGCGTGAACATTTTTCAGCAACGAAATTCGTATTCGATAGTAATGCGTGTTATCCCGCACGATGTTCCGAGTTTCGACACGTTAAAGATACCGCCTCAGCTGGAAGATATCTGCAATATCCGCAACGGCGTCGTTCTTTTGACCGGCCCGACCGGATCCGGAAAGAGCTCGACACTCGCCGCGATCATCGACCGGATAAACGAGACCAAGAGCTATCACATCGTCACGATCGAAGACCCGATCGAGTTTCTTCATAATCATAAGAAAAGCACGATCAACCAACGCGAGGTCGGGGCCGATACCAAGGACTTCGCCTCTGCATTGAGAGCCGCCCTTCGGCAAGCGCCCAAGGTCATCCTCGTTGGCGAGATGCGTGACCTCGAGACGGCCGAGATCGCTCTTGAGGCCGCAGAAACAGGCCACTTGGTCCTTTCTACGCTTCACACGATCGATGCTTCAAAGACGATCGACCGCATCATCGGGCTCTATCCGAAAAACGAGGAACGTATCATCCGAACTCGCTTGGCACAGACCTTTCGCTATATCGTTTCGCAGAGGCTTATTCCAAGAGCCGACGGCAAGGGCCGCGTAGCCGCCGTCGAGATCCTCAAGTCGAACCCGCGAACGCGCGAGTACATCGAAAAAGGCGAAACGGAAGGTAAGACCCTGCTGGACGCTATCCGCGACGGTGAGATCGACGGCATGCAGGATTTTGATTCGGTCATCCGCAAATATATCGAGGACAAAACGATAACGCTGGAAGACGGCCTTTCGTATGCGACGAATCAGAACAACCTGCTGCTGCAGCTTAAGGGTCTTTCCTCGACCGAAGATTACGTTAACCAGAACGGATCGATGCCGGCAGTACAGCCGCTCGCTCCGCCGCCGCCGGCGGTCCCGAGCACGAGTTCGGTTCTTGACATGATGGAGTAG
- the thiE gene encoding thiamine phosphate synthase, giving the protein MPEFRLPKVYPLTDTRLSGLTHREQARALVDGGCRFLQIRDKSMSSGSFFEAALETLAVVRAAGGRLIVNDRVDVAIMIGADGVHLGQDDLPPTEARRLLGPKSVIGFSTHTVEQAIEASRLPLDYIAFGPIFPTGSKPDHDPVVGVDAIAKVRDAIGDIPLVAIGGIDASNISAVLDAGADSAAVIGAVLGEPGKIAARFTELASAAEARLASLI; this is encoded by the coding sequence GTGCCTGAATTTCGCCTTCCAAAAGTCTATCCGCTGACGGACACACGCCTTTCTGGCCTTACCCACCGAGAACAGGCCAGGGCACTCGTCGACGGCGGCTGCCGTTTCTTACAAATACGAGACAAATCAATGAGTTCGGGCAGTTTCTTTGAAGCGGCGCTCGAGACCCTCGCAGTTGTCCGGGCTGCCGGCGGACGGTTGATAGTCAATGATCGCGTCGATGTCGCGATAATGATCGGGGCTGACGGCGTCCATCTGGGCCAGGACGACCTTCCCCCCACAGAGGCCCGCAGATTACTCGGCCCAAAGTCGGTCATCGGCTTTTCGACGCACACGGTAGAGCAGGCGATCGAGGCCAGCCGTCTGCCTTTGGATTACATTGCTTTCGGGCCGATATTCCCTACCGGTTCAAAGCCCGATCATGATCCCGTGGTCGGCGTTGATGCGATCGCAAAGGTACGCGATGCGATCGGGGACATCCCGCTGGTCGCTATCGGCGGAATCGACGCTTCGAACATCTCAGCCGTGCTGGATGCCGGAGCTGACTCAGCCGCTGTCATTGGTGCAGTCCTCGGCGAACCGGGAAAAATTGCGGCTCGCTTCACCGAACTCGCCTCGGCTGCCGAAGCACGCCTTGCGTCGCTGATTTAA
- the rimI gene encoding ribosomal protein S18-alanine N-acetyltransferase gives MAVFQSIRNLFVPPHFAEPENTVPAPPTSYEIRPMSIGDLGELLNINARCFRNGENYTKHTFSYLLNDPSTVGYRMVTAEGKMAGFAFVMMNPDGAAHLTTIGIAPEHRRRGLGQQLVRHIEKTMSAKGVSTIVLEVRVSNTAAQSLYRGIGFSSVQRVSKYYSDGEDGYLMMKSLV, from the coding sequence ATGGCCGTATTTCAGTCGATCCGAAACTTGTTCGTGCCGCCGCACTTCGCCGAGCCTGAGAACACCGTGCCTGCGCCGCCGACCAGCTACGAGATCCGCCCGATGTCGATCGGCGATCTGGGCGAGCTCTTGAACATCAACGCAAGGTGCTTTAGAAACGGCGAAAACTACACGAAGCACACGTTCTCATACCTGTTGAACGACCCAAGTACCGTCGGATATCGCATGGTAACGGCTGAGGGTAAGATGGCTGGCTTCGCGTTCGTGATGATGAATCCGGACGGTGCGGCTCACCTGACGACGATCGGGATCGCCCCGGAGCATCGCCGACGCGGTCTTGGGCAGCAATTGGTAAGGCATATTGAAAAGACGATGTCCGCTAAAGGCGTCTCGACGATCGTTTTAGAGGTCCGGGTCAGCAATACCGCGGCTCAGAGCCTTTATCGCGGGATCGGCTTCAGTTCGGTTCAGCGCGTCTCGAAGTACTACAGCGACGGCGAGGATGGATATCTGATGATGAAATCGCTTGTATAG
- the queA gene encoding tRNA preQ1(34) S-adenosylmethionine ribosyltransferase-isomerase QueA → MHISELDFELPPELVATEPLGHRDDSRLLYVDRTAGTYVDRRFSDLHRILDRTDVLVLNNTKVFPARLLGTSDTGAAVEIFLVKEVAENTWDALARPARRLPPGRSIVFGDGFSGQIIQRDGEGHVIVSLQARGSITEAIERFGRTPLPPYIKRERDAPDRDRQRYQTVYASRSGAIAAPTAGLHFTPRVLEELREKGIQVIEITLHVGYGTFEPVKVEKLNDHRVQPERYELNEDAAAKLAKARSEGRRIIAVGTTTTRTLETVIGRTGEFRASSGDADLTILPGYEFRAIDGLLTNFHLPKSSLLALVSAFGGHKLIMNAYEYAVRSRYRFYSYGDCMLIV, encoded by the coding sequence ATGCACATTTCGGAGCTTGATTTTGAACTTCCTCCCGAGTTGGTCGCGACCGAACCTCTCGGCCATCGCGACGATTCTCGCTTGCTATATGTCGATAGAACGGCGGGTACATACGTGGACCGCCGTTTCAGCGATCTTCACCGGATACTCGATCGCACCGATGTTCTCGTCCTGAATAACACCAAGGTCTTCCCGGCTCGCCTGCTGGGCACTTCTGATACCGGTGCCGCGGTCGAGATCTTCCTCGTTAAGGAGGTCGCCGAAAACACCTGGGATGCCTTGGCAAGACCCGCCCGACGGCTGCCACCGGGCCGATCGATAGTTTTCGGCGACGGTTTTTCGGGGCAGATCATTCAGCGCGATGGCGAAGGACATGTGATCGTGTCGCTGCAAGCTCGGGGATCGATCACAGAGGCGATCGAGCGATTTGGCCGTACGCCGCTGCCGCCTTACATCAAACGTGAACGTGACGCTCCGGACCGTGACCGACAGCGATACCAGACCGTGTACGCGAGTCGATCAGGTGCGATCGCGGCTCCGACCGCGGGACTCCATTTCACACCTCGGGTGCTCGAAGAATTAAGAGAAAAGGGAATTCAGGTGATCGAGATCACGCTGCACGTTGGCTACGGGACGTTTGAACCGGTAAAGGTCGAGAAGCTCAATGATCACCGTGTCCAGCCGGAACGCTACGAGCTTAATGAAGACGCCGCCGCAAAGCTGGCAAAGGCGAGATCCGAAGGCCGCCGCATCATCGCTGTAGGAACCACGACCACACGAACCCTGGAAACCGTCATCGGAAGAACTGGTGAGTTCCGAGCCTCATCTGGTGACGCTGATCTCACGATCCTTCCCGGTTACGAATTCCGTGCGATCGACGGTCTGCTCACCAATTTCCACCTTCCGAAGAGTTCTCTGCTCGCATTGGTTTCTGCTTTTGGCGGTCACAAACTTATAATGAATGCATACGAGTATGCCGTTAGATCGCGATATCGATTTTATAGTTATGGCGACTGCATGCTGATAGTCTAG
- a CDS encoding beta/gamma crystallin family protein: MRVFRFGILCSLAVVAFVAALSTEIMGQDERMMGGGPGITVFEDRNFRGDAATYQTNVSNLPSRFNNRISSIRVGPGEQWQVCDQSNYRGQCVTISGEESDLRRNDWDNRISSLRRLSGGGGGGWGGGGNTVRPPNWAQGVFYGTGPRGEQITLTIAANGSVNASVNGGMTYGRFTAGNYINLGGAVARVTRQGNRILTTRTDNGERIYYTRTGGGGGGWGGNSGNQISPPSWARGTFFGTAPNGTQIILTIASDGSVTADAGGGLSYGSFTSGNYLNINGATSRVTSINRGIRTTRTDNGEIINYRRR, from the coding sequence ATGCGAGTATTTAGATTTGGGATTTTATGTTCGCTAGCGGTGGTTGCTTTCGTGGCCGCGTTATCGACCGAGATAATGGGTCAGGATGAAAGAATGATGGGCGGCGGGCCGGGGATCACGGTCTTTGAGGATCGTAATTTTCGCGGTGACGCCGCTACATACCAGACCAATGTTTCGAACCTGCCTTCAAGGTTCAATAATCGAATTTCGAGCATTCGCGTCGGCCCTGGCGAACAATGGCAGGTCTGCGATCAATCGAATTATCGTGGCCAGTGTGTGACCATATCTGGCGAAGAGAGTGATCTGCGCCGGAATGATTGGGACAACCGCATATCGTCGCTGCGTCGGTTGAGCGGCGGTGGTGGAGGCGGCTGGGGCGGCGGCGGAAACACGGTTCGTCCCCCAAACTGGGCCCAGGGAGTATTTTACGGTACGGGACCCCGCGGCGAACAGATAACCTTGACCATCGCTGCCAACGGCAGCGTGAATGCGAGCGTCAACGGTGGAATGACCTACGGCAGATTTACGGCGGGCAATTATATCAACCTAGGCGGCGCGGTCGCGCGAGTAACCCGGCAGGGTAACCGTATCCTCACGACCAGAACCGACAATGGCGAACGTATCTACTATACGCGCACCGGCGGTGGCGGCGGCGGATGGGGCGGCAATAGCGGTAATCAGATCTCGCCGCCGAGTTGGGCTCGCGGTACGTTCTTTGGCACTGCACCCAACGGCACACAGATCATTCTTACGATCGCGAGCGACGGCAGCGTTACTGCGGACGCTGGCGGTGGGCTGTCTTATGGGTCTTTCACGAGCGGTAACTATCTCAATATCAACGGAGCCACGTCACGCGTGACCTCGATCAACCGCGGCATTCGAACGACGCGAACCGACAACGGTGAGATCATAAATTATCGTCGTAGGTAA
- a CDS encoding VCBS repeat-containing protein produces MRYKAAFCVTLAAILSIFTSVISQVKAQAPAITVVGPITKQAVAFGHSSASLNLLTSGSFVTSKTPNAAIGFDRFDRRSTNEEPNQRSGDENVFSTPAGVPMPAPSLSFDGIANFDNVTIFNLLILPPDMNGDVGPDHYVQAVNSLIRIYDKSGKPLLPPFRISTLFAPLGTVCSTRNDGLPVVLYDQLADRWLISQVCSAFPPFRQMVAISKSGDPTGEYFAYEFVMPNVKINDFPKFGVWTDAYYMTTDEYLGSDYTGSGAFAFDREKMIAGDPTAGYVYFGLNMTTPIRRRGFLPSDLDGLRPPPPGTPGIFASYTATEYGDPADTIRLFEFDADFDDGVASTFTERNESPIAVAPFDPTSPKGRPDIAQPPPGEFLDSQSDRLNHRLAYRNFGSHESLVVNQTVRTSPIGSIYRAGVRVYELRNSAAGFQPFVDATIGDASVSRWIASAAQDHEGNLAVQYNLANEDKKPSILYTGRLADDPQGAFRTEATLIDGTGVQKAFGWRWGEYSGLSADPADDCTFWLTNAYYSQESEQWSDLGWLTRIGRFKFAECAAAPTGRLRGSIRNSVLNTPIANARFAVTPSTIQSAYPYLRFSGADGLTPAMIAPPGQYRVTASAPGFRDSSSDVTLPQGTGEPLTVALGLEPIPVFDQPDIEFGAESCSIDQAPEPGESVTINLRLSNTGAAPAPDLTATLIDGGGITNTGPPQNYGTIPVGGAATRPFSFRVAADVKCGTLVELRFRLQSPGRPIEELMLPIRAGRRKVAFSENFDSVAAPALPAGWTTTSSENHQLWRTSTNRTQSGPNSMFSPAPLQRGVNELISPALQIDSSSAEIRFRNWYELETTFLRNRLYDGSVFEIKIGDADWQDIVAAGGQFITGGYDGAIDACCQNPLAGRLGWSGRSGIFQASQFIDTIAKLPAAAAGQSVRLRWRIGTDIGTFREGQYIDDIVVTDGYSCECSSAAGRARFDFDGDGRTDIGVYRLNAGTDPDFRIVASSSEAISEIQFGTVGDLPAIADFDGDGKADVAIFRPQSGEWWITRSSDATVSTLRFGTAGDRVTPADFDGDGKADIAVYRPADGVWYIFQSSDGGVRIQAFGLPEDIPAAGDFDGDGRDDVAVFRPSNGVWYVYRSGGGITYQGFGLSGDLPTPGDFDGDEIDDIAVFRPQNGTWYLLRSAEGFGAVQFGAASDRPLQGDLDGDGRADIAVYRPSTAAWYSLFSSTGGVSVRQFGVNGDLPVPGIGNVP; encoded by the coding sequence ATGCGATATAAGGCTGCTTTTTGCGTTACCCTGGCTGCGATATTGTCGATCTTCACGTCCGTCATTTCACAGGTCAAGGCACAGGCCCCGGCCATTACGGTCGTCGGGCCGATCACGAAACAGGCGGTGGCGTTTGGCCACTCTTCCGCATCGCTGAACTTACTTACATCCGGCAGCTTTGTCACTTCGAAAACCCCGAATGCCGCCATAGGTTTTGACCGTTTTGACCGACGCTCGACCAATGAAGAGCCGAACCAGCGATCAGGTGACGAGAATGTATTTTCGACACCGGCGGGTGTACCGATGCCGGCGCCGTCGCTTTCGTTCGACGGCATCGCTAATTTTGACAACGTCACCATATTCAACCTATTGATACTGCCGCCGGACATGAATGGCGACGTAGGGCCGGATCATTACGTTCAAGCCGTGAACTCGTTAATACGGATCTACGACAAGTCCGGCAAGCCGCTCTTGCCGCCGTTCAGGATCAGCACGCTTTTTGCTCCGCTTGGTACGGTCTGCTCCACCCGGAACGACGGGCTTCCGGTCGTCTTGTACGATCAGCTTGCCGACCGATGGCTGATCAGCCAGGTCTGCTCGGCTTTTCCGCCGTTTCGGCAGATGGTCGCCATTTCAAAGTCGGGTGACCCAACCGGCGAGTATTTTGCGTACGAATTTGTGATGCCGAACGTGAAGATCAACGATTTTCCGAAGTTTGGCGTATGGACCGATGCCTACTACATGACGACAGACGAGTATCTCGGTTCGGACTACACGGGAAGCGGGGCGTTTGCCTTTGACCGCGAAAAGATGATCGCCGGTGACCCTACCGCTGGTTACGTGTATTTCGGATTGAATATGACCACCCCGATCCGCCGCCGCGGATTTCTGCCGTCCGACCTCGACGGCCTCAGACCGCCTCCACCGGGAACACCGGGCATTTTCGCGAGTTATACGGCGACCGAATACGGCGACCCGGCAGACACGATCAGATTGTTCGAATTCGACGCAGATTTCGACGATGGGGTCGCTTCGACATTTACCGAAAGAAACGAAAGCCCGATAGCCGTTGCTCCTTTCGACCCGACGAGCCCGAAAGGGAGGCCCGACATTGCTCAGCCGCCGCCGGGCGAGTTTCTCGATTCGCAGAGCGATCGGCTGAATCACCGCCTGGCCTATCGCAACTTCGGCTCGCATGAGTCGCTGGTTGTGAACCAAACCGTTCGGACATCGCCGATCGGGAGCATTTATCGAGCCGGGGTGAGGGTTTACGAGCTGCGAAATTCGGCCGCCGGATTCCAGCCATTTGTCGATGCGACGATCGGCGATGCCAGTGTCTCGCGATGGATCGCGTCGGCGGCTCAAGATCACGAAGGTAATCTTGCAGTTCAATACAATCTTGCTAATGAGGACAAGAAACCGTCGATACTCTATACAGGAAGGCTTGCGGATGATCCGCAAGGAGCATTCAGGACCGAAGCAACACTGATCGACGGAACCGGCGTTCAGAAGGCCTTTGGGTGGCGATGGGGCGAATACAGCGGCTTGAGTGCCGATCCGGCGGATGACTGCACGTTCTGGTTGACGAATGCCTATTACTCGCAGGAAAGCGAACAATGGAGCGACCTCGGTTGGCTTACGCGTATCGGACGTTTCAAGTTCGCGGAATGTGCAGCGGCCCCGACCGGAAGGCTTCGAGGATCGATCCGCAACTCTGTTTTGAATACGCCGATAGCGAACGCGCGTTTTGCTGTGACGCCGTCGACCATCCAGAGCGCATACCCGTATCTTCGTTTTTCTGGCGCCGACGGACTTACGCCCGCAATGATCGCGCCTCCCGGACAGTACCGTGTTACGGCAAGTGCGCCGGGTTTTCGGGATTCGAGTTCAGATGTGACGCTTCCGCAGGGAACGGGCGAACCATTGACGGTCGCTCTAGGGCTCGAACCGATCCCAGTTTTTGATCAGCCCGACATCGAATTCGGAGCCGAAAGCTGCAGTATCGATCAAGCCCCTGAGCCCGGCGAATCGGTGACGATCAATTTGCGCCTAAGCAATACAGGAGCGGCTCCGGCGCCTGACCTTACAGCGACATTGATCGATGGCGGCGGGATAACGAATACAGGGCCGCCGCAGAACTACGGAACGATCCCGGTCGGCGGGGCGGCAACGAGGCCTTTCAGTTTCCGGGTCGCCGCCGACGTGAAGTGCGGAACACTGGTCGAACTTCGATTTCGTTTGCAATCGCCCGGCCGGCCGATAGAGGAGCTCATGCTACCGATCCGGGCCGGTCGCCGTAAGGTCGCATTCAGCGAGAACTTCGACTCGGTCGCCGCGCCCGCTCTGCCAGCCGGATGGACGACCACGTCCTCAGAAAATCATCAGCTGTGGCGAACCTCGACGAACCGGACGCAATCGGGTCCGAACTCGATGTTCTCGCCCGCTCCGCTTCAACGCGGCGTGAACGAGCTTATCTCGCCGGCATTGCAGATCGATAGTTCATCGGCTGAGATCCGGTTCCGGAATTGGTACGAGCTCGAGACCACGTTTCTTCGCAACCGGCTCTATGACGGGTCGGTCTTTGAGATCAAGATCGGCGACGCGGATTGGCAGGACATAGTTGCGGCCGGCGGTCAATTCATTACAGGCGGGTATGACGGCGCTATCGACGCCTGCTGTCAGAACCCGCTTGCCGGACGGCTTGGGTGGTCCGGAAGAAGCGGCATCTTTCAAGCCTCGCAGTTCATTGATACGATCGCGAAATTGCCCGCCGCCGCAGCCGGCCAGAGTGTTCGGCTTCGCTGGCGGATCGGGACGGACATCGGAACATTTCGCGAGGGCCAGTATATCGATGACATCGTTGTCACGGATGGCTACAGCTGCGAATGCAGTTCGGCCGCCGGCCGCGCCCGCTTTGATTTTGACGGCGACGGAAGAACCGACATTGGTGTTTACCGTCTCAATGCGGGAACCGACCCTGATTTCCGGATCGTCGCAAGCTCAAGCGAGGCGATCAGCGAGATCCAGTTTGGCACAGTCGGCGATCTGCCGGCGATCGCGGATTTCGACGGTGACGGCAAAGCGGACGTCGCGATCTTTAGGCCGCAGTCCGGCGAATGGTGGATAACGCGAAGCTCGGACGCGACGGTGAGCACACTCAGATTTGGAACAGCAGGCGATCGCGTCACACCTGCTGATTTCGATGGCGATGGCAAGGCCGATATAGCGGTTTATCGTCCTGCCGATGGTGTCTGGTATATATTTCAGAGTTCGGACGGCGGCGTGAGAATTCAGGCATTCGGCTTGCCTGAGGACATACCTGCGGCTGGCGATTTTGATGGCGATGGGCGCGACGACGTTGCCGTTTTCAGGCCAAGTAATGGCGTGTGGTACGTTTACCGCTCGGGTGGCGGAATCACATACCAAGGCTTTGGCCTATCCGGCGATCTGCCGACGCCCGGCGATTTCGATGGCGACGAGATCGATGACATAGCCGTTTTCCGTCCACAGAATGGCACATGGTATCTGCTGCGATCGGCGGAGGGTTTCGGCGCAGTGCAATTCGGTGCTGCATCAGACCGTCCGCTGCAGGGCGATCTTGACGGTGACGGGCGAGCAGACATCGCCGTCTATCGGCCGTCGACAGCGGCATGGTACTCGCTCTTCAGCTCGACCGGCGGCGTTAGCGTCCGTCAGTTCGGGGTTAATGGGGATCTGCCGGTACCCGGAATCGGTAACGTGCCTTGA